In Romboutsia lituseburensis, a genomic segment contains:
- a CDS encoding glycosyltransferase, with translation MNILLYKGNFNYNVVNHFIDDLAKYFSKKNHTVYICDLPIDINNDNDLLDLINFLSYVNIDFVFSFNGINAIPIQIYENLNIIFGTVLVDNPFYHLLRLDSLKSKNTFVGLSDEGYLDIAKKYMYEYITTTQITHGGSIAELKSSEKKYDVIVAGDLNELIDFETYINSSLDKLSKEIAIDLYNHAIKNLQKPLYEYLEDIINNFNFDDKLIKTKEFKEAVASIYKVVDLFIRKEMRYKGILELLKNGVEINHFGNCNCNTFSEYSNFKNNGSIQYTQLLNIMNQSKIIIHITSYFKNGSHERVLSAMLNNTLVIANENNYSFNMYKNNESIVFYNPNKENDLTDKVKYYLDNELQRNKITKNAYEITSSFNTWENKANEILEFYSSFKNNIL, from the coding sequence ATGAATATTTTGTTATATAAAGGAAATTTTAATTATAATGTTGTAAATCATTTTATTGATGATTTGGCAAAATATTTTTCAAAAAAAAATCATACTGTATATATATGTGACTTACCGATTGACATCAATAATGATAATGATTTGCTAGACTTAATAAATTTTTTAAGTTATGTAAATATTGACTTTGTATTTAGCTTCAACGGTATAAATGCTATTCCAATACAAATTTATGAAAATTTAAATATTATTTTTGGAACAGTTCTAGTAGATAATCCATTTTATCATTTACTAAGACTAGATTCTTTAAAAAGTAAAAATACGTTTGTGGGCTTATCTGATGAGGGCTATTTAGATATTGCAAAAAAATATATGTATGAATATATAACTACTACTCAAATAACGCATGGAGGAAGTATTGCAGAATTAAAAAGTTCTGAAAAAAAATATGATGTTATTGTAGCAGGAGATTTAAATGAATTAATAGACTTTGAAACTTATATAAATAGTTCCCTTGATAAATTATCAAAAGAAATTGCTATAGATTTATATAACCATGCAATTAAAAATCTTCAAAAACCTTTATATGAATACTTAGAAGATATAATAAACAACTTTAACTTTGACGATAAGCTAATAAAGACAAAAGAATTTAAAGAAGCTGTAGCATCTATTTATAAAGTTGTAGATCTATTTATAAGAAAAGAAATGAGATATAAAGGTATATTAGAGCTTCTTAAAAATGGAGTGGAAATTAATCACTTTGGCAATTGTAATTGTAATACATTTAGTGAATATTCTAATTTTAAGAATAATGGATCTATACAATACACACAATTGCTTAATATTATGAATCAATCAAAAATAATTATTCATATTACTAGTTATTTTAAAAATGGTAGCCATGAAAGAGTGCTTTCTGCTATGTTAAATAATACTTTAGTAATAGCAAATGAAAATAATTACTCTTTTAATATGTATAAAAATAATGAAAGTATTGTGTTTTATAATCCAAATAAAGAAAATGATTTAACAGATAAAGTAAAATATTATCTTGATAATGAATTACAAAGAAATAAAATCACAAAAAATGCTTATGAAATAACTTCTTCATTTAATACTTGGGAAAATAAAGCTAATGAAATATTAGAATTTTATTCTAGCTTCAAAAATAATATTTTATAA
- a CDS encoding motility associated factor glycosyltransferase family protein, with product MSNIRKLKSDDDYYLYELKKDDKLYYLGNRKSYKNNIENLVNSLEGLLFDSIVFIFGLDSSEYIKALKNNICTYNKVIIIEPNEDIFNIYKDEIFDENMSLVLYEQEVIQGILNFLINFKNFNRLYVHCFGNYEEAYKEEYEKFIEMIDYRYYVAVSSLALDNRFKKMFFENMISNLYQINNSSPLNSYINYNKNIPAIIVSAGPSLDKNIETMIKYKNNLDKFFIIAGNRTLGTLMKNGITPNLVVSIDPNKVTYEMMEEYLNSAVPFAFYEYSNKNLVEEYRGDKIYLSQLFSKTIEDFTNLSGTYSGGSVAHTCIDIALLMGCNPIILVGQDCALTYGNHHSKNATFDIDSKVSYKGDIIRKDVYGNEIKTSKTLDFFRIKIEEYIILKKDENENIKFINASYGVDINGAPHKELKDLLLSSDFSENAKYLIQGKSLNINAVDVINSIHEYINYFIEKCVECEKICKKILNKNIKASLLNIDDDDENLKDFLYVMKTVDEFEFSKMSNYLGCYLNKFLFDVRQKYFEMESKNYEKLSSNFNYQSETFINYFKELKIMLEEVKDILLNTHKM from the coding sequence ATGTCTAATATAAGAAAGCTTAAAAGTGATGATGATTATTATTTATACGAGTTAAAAAAAGATGATAAGTTATATTATCTTGGGAATAGAAAAAGTTATAAAAATAATATAGAAAATTTAGTAAATAGCCTAGAAGGGCTATTATTTGACTCTATAGTTTTTATATTTGGACTTGACAGTTCAGAATATATAAAAGCATTAAAAAATAATATATGCACATATAATAAAGTAATAATAATAGAGCCAAATGAAGATATTTTTAATATTTATAAAGATGAAATATTCGATGAAAATATGAGTTTAGTTTTATATGAACAAGAAGTGATACAAGGAATTTTAAATTTTTTAATCAATTTTAAAAATTTCAATAGATTATATGTTCACTGTTTTGGAAACTATGAAGAGGCTTACAAAGAAGAATATGAAAAATTCATTGAAATGATAGATTATAGATATTATGTAGCGGTTTCATCATTAGCTTTAGATAATAGATTTAAAAAGATGTTTTTTGAAAATATGATTTCTAATTTATATCAAATAAATAATTCGTCACCACTAAATTCATATATAAATTACAACAAAAATATACCCGCTATAATAGTGTCTGCAGGACCATCATTAGATAAAAATATTGAAACAATGATAAAATACAAAAATAATTTAGATAAATTTTTTATAATTGCAGGTAATAGAACATTAGGAACTCTTATGAAAAATGGAATAACACCTAACTTAGTTGTATCTATAGACCCAAATAAAGTTACTTACGAAATGATGGAAGAATATTTAAATTCAGCAGTGCCTTTTGCTTTTTATGAATATAGCAATAAAAATTTAGTAGAGGAATATAGAGGCGATAAAATATACCTATCTCAATTATTTTCAAAGACAATAGAAGATTTTACAAATTTAAGTGGAACTTATAGTGGAGGGTCTGTTGCTCATACTTGCATAGACATAGCATTGTTAATGGGATGTAACCCTATAATACTAGTAGGTCAAGACTGCGCATTAACTTATGGAAATCACCATTCAAAAAATGCTACATTTGATATCGATAGTAAAGTATCGTACAAAGGAGATATTATAAGAAAAGATGTATATGGAAATGAGATAAAAACAAGTAAAACACTAGATTTTTTTAGAATAAAAATTGAAGAGTATATAATATTAAAAAAAGATGAAAATGAAAACATTAAATTTATAAATGCATCCTATGGTGTAGACATAAATGGTGCACCACATAAAGAACTAAAAGACTTACTATTATCGAGTGATTTTTCTGAAAATGCAAAATATTTGATACAAGGTAAAAGTCTTAATATCAATGCTGTTGATGTAATAAATTCAATTCATGAATATATAAATTATTTTATAGAAAAATGTGTTGAATGTGAAAAAATATGTAAAAAAATATTAAATAAAAATATTAAAGCATCTTTATTAAATATTGATGATGATGATGAAAACCTAAAAGATTTTTTATATGTAATGAAAACTGTAGATGAATTTGAATTTAGTAAAATGAGCAATTATTTAGGTTGTTATTTAAATAAATTTTTATTTGATGTAAGACAAAAATATTTTGAAATGGAATCAAAAAATTATGAAAAATTATCTTCAAACTTTAACTATCAAAGTGAAACTTTTATAAATTATTTTAAGGAACTAAAAATTATGTTAGAAGAAGTTAAAGATATACTTTTAAATACTCACAAAATGTAA
- a CDS encoding Ig-like domain-containing protein, whose translation MITLDVSKQNIVIDKIGDYEIIGKTSDYNIYIDCKANITLSSVDIDVSKKSIGAMIIGKMADVNLTFIGTNNLKSADNYAGIQMEEKSKLLIQGDENSYLNIYSGTSAAGIGGGYGQDLEGTVTIERGAINVVSTREGAGIGGGNGTNGGGNLSGNLIINGGILNIKPGDSGGAGIGGGCNGSLSGNVYIYDGKVNCIAGKYTIGAGIGGGYDADLSGSLLISGGYIVAIGGEGAAGIGSSINIKNGAKLSGNVTIKGGIVNATGGQYLKNYGGAGIGSGYGGDFSGNIILDTGEITARGYGSANDIGSGSKGEITGDVVIKINDITVSPAYLILNIGEYKKIDTIVNINPIIHANIGYYTKIEYMSQNGNIATVNENGLVKGIGEGETLIIVTSLLDKSKFAVCKVKVSGKNINIGEIDLLIEVEKDTINPNNLKNIVCYGNNPIIKKIYINSAIKEANTNIIQTICENNINAKYKYNYTYIYLYVYYSIALYTVDECISNLKIYALNNACMSSNIEFCLNENEEFNIEDYKIIINTTYEIDEKYSKKCYLFNIKGNIELIKQF comes from the coding sequence GTGATAACGCTAGATGTATCTAAACAAAATATCGTAATAGACAAAATAGGGGATTATGAGATTATAGGAAAAACTAGTGATTACAATATATATATAGATTGTAAAGCTAATATAACTTTAAGTAGTGTAGATATAGATGTGTCAAAAAAATCAATTGGAGCAATGATTATAGGAAAAATGGCAGATGTCAATTTGACATTTATAGGCACTAATAATTTAAAAAGTGCTGACAATTATGCAGGAATTCAGATGGAAGAAAAAAGTAAGCTTTTAATACAAGGAGATGAAAATTCTTATTTAAATATATACTCAGGTACATCTGCTGCAGGAATAGGTGGTGGATATGGTCAAGATTTAGAAGGTACAGTTACGATAGAAAGAGGAGCTATTAATGTAGTATCAACTAGAGAAGGAGCAGGAATAGGTGGTGGAAATGGAACTAATGGAGGTGGGAATTTATCAGGCAATCTGATTATAAATGGAGGCATATTAAATATAAAACCAGGTGATTCTGGAGGAGCAGGAATAGGTGGTGGATGTAATGGTTCATTATCAGGAAATGTATATATATATGATGGTAAAGTAAATTGTATTGCTGGTAAATATACAATTGGAGCAGGAATAGGTGGAGGGTATGATGCAGATTTAAGCGGGAGTTTACTAATAAGTGGAGGCTATATAGTAGCAATTGGAGGAGAAGGAGCAGCTGGAATCGGCAGTTCAATCAATATAAAAAACGGCGCAAAATTAAGTGGGAATGTAACTATAAAAGGAGGGATAGTCAATGCAACTGGTGGCCAGTATTTAAAGAATTATGGAGGGGCAGGAATAGGTAGTGGTTATGGAGGTGATTTTAGTGGTAACATAATATTAGATACAGGAGAAATAACAGCAAGAGGATATGGTAGTGCAAATGATATAGGATCGGGGTCTAAAGGTGAAATAACTGGTGATGTAGTAATAAAGATAAATGATATAACTGTTAGTCCAGCATATTTAATATTAAATATTGGGGAGTATAAAAAAATAGATACAATTGTAAATATAAATCCTATAATACATGCAAATATTGGATATTATACAAAAATTGAGTATATGTCACAAAATGGAAACATAGCAACAGTGAATGAAAATGGGCTAGTAAAAGGTATAGGAGAGGGCGAAACATTAATAATAGTTACATCATTGTTAGATAAAAGTAAATTTGCTGTTTGTAAAGTTAAAGTAAGTGGAAAAAATATAAATATAGGCGAAATTGATTTATTAATAGAAGTTGAAAAAGACACCATAAATCCAAATAATTTAAAAAATATTGTTTGTTATGGAAATAATCCTATAATAAAAAAAATATATATAAACTCAGCTATAAAGGAGGCAAATACAAATATAATTCAGACAATATGTGAAAATAATATAAATGCTAAATATAAATATAATTATACATATATTTATCTATATGTATATTACTCTATCGCTCTTTATACAGTAGATGAATGTATTTCAAATTTAAAAATCTATGCATTAAATAATGCTTGTATGTCATCTAACATAGAATTTTGTTTGAATGAAAATGAGGAATTTAATATAGAGGACTATAAAATAATAATAAATACTACTTATGAAATAGATGAGAAATATTCAAAAAAATGCTACTTATTTAATATAAAAGGGAATATTGAATTAATAAAACAATTTTAA
- a CDS encoding pollen Ole e 1 allergen/extensin family protein: protein MPQNIYILNGTIYDEKQNLISGAVVKISEIDPVKKTSRFFGYTVTDVNGYYLLSLEAFDDKFYELAIFPPLNS from the coding sequence ATGCCACAGAATATATATATTTTAAATGGAACTATTTATGATGAAAAGCAGAACCTAATTAGTGGTGCGGTTGTGAAAATTTCTGAAATTGATCCTGTAAAAAAAACATCTAGATTTTTTGGATATACAGTTACTGATGTAAATGGATATTACCTGCTATCATTAGAAGCATTTGATGATAAATTTTATGAACTTGCTATATTTCCTCCATTGAACTCTTAA
- the pseI gene encoding pseudaminic acid synthase, with protein sequence MKIENFTIDNNSSCFIIAELSANHGHDIEIAKKTIKSAKECGANAIKLQTYTPDTMTIDCNNEYFKIKKGTLWDGKTLYNLYKEAYTPWIWQRELKEYAEGLGLICFSTPFDKSAVDFLESLSVGAYKIASFEITDIPLIRYAASKKKPMIISTGIATLEEIEDVIYACKDEGNSKIILLKCTSEYPAKAEDANLKTMYDMKNKFDVEVGVSDHSLGIEVPTVAVCLGAKVIEKHFILDKSIGGPDCEFSLEPKDFKYMVDSIRNVEKIIGNVHYEKDNGSNKNREFARSLFIVKDMKIGEILTEENVKSIRPGFGLKPKFYNNILGKKINKNVKKGTPLTFDLIN encoded by the coding sequence ATGAAAATTGAAAATTTTACAATTGATAATAATTCTTCATGTTTTATAATAGCAGAGCTATCAGCAAATCATGGTCATGATATAGAAATAGCAAAAAAAACAATAAAATCAGCAAAAGAATGTGGAGCAAATGCAATAAAATTACAGACATATACTCCAGATACAATGACTATTGATTGTAACAATGAGTATTTCAAAATAAAGAAAGGAACTTTATGGGATGGTAAAACACTTTATAATTTATACAAAGAAGCATATACACCTTGGATTTGGCAAAGAGAATTAAAAGAATATGCTGAAGGTTTAGGATTGATATGCTTTTCAACCCCATTTGATAAAAGTGCCGTAGATTTTTTAGAATCACTAAGTGTAGGAGCATATAAAATCGCATCATTTGAAATAACGGATATACCTCTTATAAGATATGCTGCATCTAAGAAAAAGCCAATGATAATATCTACAGGTATAGCAACACTAGAAGAAATAGAAGATGTAATTTACGCTTGTAAAGATGAGGGAAATAGTAAAATAATCCTATTAAAGTGTACATCTGAATACCCTGCAAAAGCAGAAGATGCAAATCTTAAAACTATGTATGATATGAAAAATAAATTTGACGTTGAGGTAGGTGTGTCAGATCATTCATTAGGCATAGAAGTTCCTACAGTAGCAGTCTGTTTAGGCGCAAAAGTTATAGAAAAACATTTTATACTAGACAAAAGTATAGGTGGTCCAGATTGTGAATTTTCATTAGAACCAAAAGATTTTAAATATATGGTAGACTCTATAAGAAATGTAGAAAAAATAATTGGAAATGTGCACTATGAAAAAGATAATGGAAGTAATAAAAATAGAGAATTTGCAAGGTCGCTTTTTATAGTAAAAGATATGAAAATCGGAGAAATATTGACAGAAGAAAATGTTAAATCAATAAGGCCTGGATTTGGATTAAAGCCAAAATTTTACAATAATATTTTAGGTAAAAAAATAAATAAAAATGTAAAAAAAGGAACACCTCTTACATTTGATTTAATAAATTAG
- the pseG gene encoding UDP-2,4-diacetamido-2,4,6-trideoxy-beta-L-altropyranose hydrolase, producing the protein MELIAIRADGSFEKGMGHIIRCISLAKEFRNKNIVPIFVIKEDKITEEVLKTNKIDYITLKSGNLENEIKEIENIFKYINPKYTLTDSYWMSEKYLIKLKYISNILISVDDNNLYNYPSDIIINYNLHSKDLNYKLKNSKSKILLGCKYCMLRSEFQEKIPININNIVRKILIIMGGTDINSFSSVALDSLLKIDMNLKIDVIVANSYKCVTALREIQSKNNNVNLIFNPNNVADVMKNCDLAISAGGTTIYELGCLGIPTILVPQVDNQINSAKKANDLGMMINLGKYNCVNLYELNDTIIMLSNNKKIRQNMHNICLQYVDKNGNKNIVNEIIEYKISRSAVYEN; encoded by the coding sequence GTGGAGTTGATAGCAATAAGAGCTGATGGTAGTTTTGAAAAGGGAATGGGTCATATAATTAGGTGCATATCATTGGCTAAAGAATTTAGAAATAAAAATATAGTTCCTATTTTTGTAATAAAGGAGGATAAAATCACAGAAGAAGTATTAAAAACAAATAAAATAGATTATATAACTTTAAAATCAGGTAACTTAGAAAATGAAATAAAAGAGATAGAAAATATTTTTAAATATATTAATCCCAAATATACATTGACAGATTCTTATTGGATGAGCGAAAAATATTTAATAAAACTAAAATATATTTCGAATATTTTGATATCTGTAGATGATAATAATTTATATAATTATCCTAGTGATATTATAATAAATTATAATCTTCATTCTAAAGACTTAAATTACAAATTAAAAAATAGCAAATCTAAAATACTGCTAGGATGCAAATACTGTATGCTTAGAAGTGAATTCCAAGAAAAAATTCCTATAAATATAAATAATATTGTGAGAAAAATTTTGATTATTATGGGAGGAACTGATATAAATAGTTTTTCAAGTGTAGCCCTAGATAGCCTTTTAAAAATTGATATGAATCTAAAAATAGATGTAATAGTAGCTAACTCTTATAAGTGTGTAACTGCATTGAGAGAAATACAAAGTAAAAATAATAATGTAAATTTAATATTTAATCCTAATAATGTTGCAGATGTTATGAAAAATTGCGATTTAGCAATCTCAGCAGGAGGAACAACTATTTATGAGCTAGGTTGCTTAGGAATACCAACTATATTAGTTCCTCAAGTTGACAATCAGATAAATTCAGCGAAAAAAGCAAATGATCTAGGTATGATGATAAATTTAGGTAAATATAATTGTGTTAATTTATATGAGCTAAATGATACAATTATTATGTTATCAAATAACAAAAAAATCAGACAAAATATGCACAATATTTGTTTACAATATGTTGATAAAAATGGAAATAAAAATATTGTAAATGAAATTATAGAATATAAAATTAGTAGGAGCGCTGTATATGAAAATTGA
- a CDS encoding GNAT family N-acetyltransferase: MISLREANYRDFNLLFNWTNDEQVRKNSFNKEKIDLEIHKMWFNNKLKDKNTKIYIIINDEIEVGVIRLSKENNEYLISYSVDSNYRGRGIGTKAILYLNDIMKGKKLVGLVKHENIISSKVFEKAGYNKIIYNDYIKFVYQS; the protein is encoded by the coding sequence GTGATTAGTTTAAGAGAAGCTAATTATAGAGATTTTAATTTACTATTTAATTGGACTAACGATGAGCAAGTAAGAAAAAACTCATTTAATAAAGAAAAAATAGATTTAGAAATTCATAAAATGTGGTTTAATAATAAGCTAAAAGATAAAAATACAAAAATTTATATAATAATAAATGATGAAATAGAAGTTGGAGTCATAAGACTTTCTAAAGAAAATAATGAATATTTAATAAGTTACAGTGTAGACAGCAACTATAGGGGAAGAGGAATAGGAACAAAAGCCATTTTATATTTAAATGATATTATGAAAGGTAAAAAATTAGTAGGCTTAGTAAAGCATGAAAATATTATATCATCTAAAGTATTTGAAAAGGCAGGATATAATAAAATTATATACAATGATTATATAAAATTTGTATATCAAAGTTAG
- a CDS encoding glycosyltransferase family protein, producing MKNKKVVAIIQARVGSTRLPKKVLKLLKGETVISHVVQRVRQCKCIDGIVIATSLLDKDLEIVEEAKNIGVSYFRGSEQDVLNRYYEASELINADIIVRITSDCPLIDPIVVDEIVKFYINNNYNIVTNAPADLTKRTYPRGLDTEIFSFEVLKIANLYASKKYQREHVTPYIYENTDKIYYYINKKDYSKYRWTLDTEEDFILISKIYDYFYKGEHNFYLDEIVKYMENNPDLYKINKCIAQKEINKEEK from the coding sequence ATGAAAAATAAAAAAGTAGTGGCAATTATTCAAGCTCGTGTGGGGTCGACTAGGTTACCTAAGAAAGTTTTAAAACTATTGAAGGGGGAAACTGTTATAAGTCATGTTGTACAGAGGGTAAGACAGTGCAAATGTATAGATGGAATAGTAATAGCAACATCACTATTAGATAAAGACCTAGAAATAGTCGAAGAAGCTAAAAATATAGGGGTCTCATATTTTAGAGGTAGTGAACAAGATGTTCTAAATAGATACTACGAAGCATCTGAGCTAATAAATGCAGATATTATAGTAAGAATAACGTCAGATTGCCCTCTTATAGATCCGATTGTAGTTGATGAGATAGTAAAATTTTATATAAATAATAATTATAATATTGTGACGAATGCTCCAGCCGATTTAACAAAGAGGACATATCCTAGAGGCTTAGATACAGAAATTTTTTCTTTTGAAGTTTTAAAAATAGCTAACCTGTATGCAAGTAAGAAATACCAAAGAGAGCATGTGACACCATATATTTATGAAAATACAGATAAAATATATTATTATATAAACAAAAAAGACTATTCAAAGTATAGATGGACACTAGATACAGAAGAAGATTTTATATTAATAAGTAAAATATATGATTATTTTTATAAAGGAGAGCATAATTTTTATTTGGATGAAATAGTAAAATATATGGAAAATAATCCTGATTTATACAAAATAAATAAATGTATAGCTCAAAAGGAAATTAATAAGGAGGAAAAATAG
- the pseC gene encoding UDP-4-amino-4,6-dideoxy-N-acetyl-beta-L-altrosamine transaminase: MEEKLAIYGGNPTRKNYLSYGKQKIDEDDMKEVIKVLKSDYLTTGPKVCEFEEKISEYVNSKYAVAFSSGTAALHAACYAAGIKEGDEVITSPITFAASANCILYCNAIPVFADINSETYNIDPEDIEKKITCNTKAIIPVDFTGQSVELDAIKEIARKNKLIVIEDAAHAIGTKYKGKCIGSISDMTVFSFHPVKTITTGEGGMVTTNNEEFYKKLILFRTHGITKDKDLLISKEEGPWYYEQIDLGYNYRITDIQCGLGISQLNKVNEFIKKRKEIVKIYNEELLKIDGIIIQKEEKFSDTSRHLYIIKLELEKFKVGRKEIFEALLAENIGVNVHYLPVYLHPYYKNLGYNKGLCPRAEDLYKAIITLPLHINMTKEDVKDVIRALNKVLGYYKI, encoded by the coding sequence ATGGAAGAAAAATTAGCTATATATGGAGGTAATCCAACTAGAAAAAATTATTTATCTTATGGAAAGCAAAAAATTGATGAAGACGATATGAAAGAAGTTATAAAAGTATTAAAATCTGACTATTTAACTACAGGACCAAAGGTATGTGAATTTGAGGAAAAGATATCAGAATATGTAAATTCAAAATATGCAGTAGCGTTTTCTAGTGGAACAGCAGCTCTTCATGCAGCATGTTATGCAGCTGGTATAAAAGAAGGTGATGAAGTAATAACATCTCCAATAACATTTGCAGCATCAGCAAATTGTATATTATATTGTAATGCAATACCAGTTTTTGCAGATATAAACTCTGAGACTTATAACATAGATCCTGAGGATATAGAAAAAAAAATAACATGTAATACTAAAGCAATAATACCTGTGGATTTTACAGGACAAAGTGTAGAGTTAGATGCTATAAAAGAAATTGCAAGGAAAAATAAACTTATAGTAATTGAAGATGCAGCACATGCTATAGGGACAAAATACAAGGGTAAATGCATAGGTAGTATATCAGATATGACAGTATTTAGTTTTCATCCTGTAAAGACTATAACAACTGGTGAAGGAGGAATGGTAACTACTAATAATGAAGAATTTTACAAAAAGTTAATTCTATTTAGAACTCATGGAATAACAAAGGATAAAGACTTGTTAATTAGTAAGGAAGAGGGCCCATGGTATTACGAGCAAATAGACTTAGGATATAACTATAGAATAACAGACATACAATGCGGCTTAGGAATCAGCCAGCTAAATAAAGTTAATGAATTTATAAAAAAGAGAAAAGAGATTGTAAAAATTTATAATGAAGAACTTTTAAAAATAGATGGGATAATTATTCAAAAAGAAGAAAAATTCTCAGATACGAGTAGACATTTATATATAATAAAACTTGAGTTAGAAAAATTTAAAGTTGGAAGAAAAGAAATATTTGAAGCATTACTTGCTGAAAATATAGGAGTTAATGTACATTATTTACCTGTGTACCTTCACCCTTATTATAAAAACTTAGGATACAATAAAGGTTTATGCCCTAGAGCTGAGGATTTATACAAAGCTATAATCACATTGCCGCTTCATATAAATATGACGAAAGAAGATGTTAAAGATGTTATAAGAGCCTTAAATAAAGTATTAGGATATTATAAAATATAA
- the pseB gene encoding UDP-N-acetylglucosamine 4,6-dehydratase (inverting) has protein sequence MLNDKSILITGGTGSFGKDFTKNILNDYNIKRIVIFSRDEFKQDLFKKELSLMFPDKIHKVRFFIGDVRDKDRLYRAFTGIDYVIHAAAMKQVPACEYNPFEAIKTNIHGAQNIIDAAIDKNVKKVIALSTDKAVNPINLYGGTKLVSDKLFISANAYSGGTGTRFSVVRYGNVAGSRGSVIPFFKSLIEQGYRELPITDLNMTRFWISLEEGIELVLKALKESKGGETYISKIPSFKITDLGKAMLSTCTLKEVGIREGEKLHEVMITKDDSRTTYEYENHYIIYPNLEWWNKSQFFLEGGKLIENGFEYSSNSNNQWLYENDLREKIKNIGL, from the coding sequence ATGTTAAATGACAAATCAATACTAATTACAGGTGGAACAGGTTCATTTGGAAAAGATTTTACTAAAAATATTCTAAATGATTATAATATAAAACGAATAGTTATATTTTCAAGAGATGAGTTTAAACAAGATTTATTTAAAAAAGAATTGTCATTGATGTTTCCTGATAAAATTCATAAAGTAAGGTTTTTTATAGGAGATGTCAGAGATAAGGATAGATTGTATAGAGCTTTTACAGGAATAGACTATGTAATTCATGCTGCGGCTATGAAGCAGGTACCTGCATGTGAGTATAATCCATTTGAAGCTATAAAAACAAACATTCACGGAGCACAGAATATAATTGATGCAGCTATAGATAAAAATGTAAAAAAAGTAATAGCCCTTTCAACAGATAAAGCAGTTAACCCTATAAATTTATATGGTGGAACTAAATTAGTTTCTGATAAATTATTTATATCTGCAAATGCATATTCAGGAGGAACTGGAACAAGATTTTCTGTTGTTAGATATGGAAATGTAGCAGGTAGTAGAGGATCAGTAATTCCATTTTTTAAAAGCTTAATAGAACAAGGCTATAGAGAACTTCCAATTACAGATTTAAATATGACTAGATTTTGGATAAGTTTGGAAGAAGGGATTGAATTAGTGTTGAAAGCTTTAAAAGAATCAAAAGGGGGAGAAACCTATATATCAAAAATACCTTCTTTTAAAATTACTGATTTAGGAAAGGCAATGCTTTCAACATGTACACTAAAAGAAGTTGGAATAAGAGAAGGTGAGAAGTTACATGAAGTAATGATAACAAAAGATGACTCAAGAACTACTTATGAATATGAAAATCACTATATTATTTATCCAAACTTAGAATGGTGGAATAAGTCACAATTTTTTTTAGAAGGAGGAAAGCTTATAGAAAATGGATTTGAATATAGCTCAAACAGTAATAATCAATGGTTATATGAAAATGATTTAAGAGAAAAAATTAAAAATATAGGATTATAA